A stretch of Cucumis sativus cultivar 9930 chromosome 2, Cucumber_9930_V3, whole genome shotgun sequence DNA encodes these proteins:
- the LOC105434727 gene encoding receptor-like protein 7: MGLLLYELQVVMMCYFFLLFLFGQLSNNSVIVNSQHHDVHDHVLCDPKQSLALLEFKNAFSQMNPFRKYLCNHGQAYFRTSTWNKNTDCCSSWNGVECDDEGDGHVVGLHLGCSFLQGILHPNSTIFTLSHLKTLDLSGNDFSGSPFSPQFGMLTNLRVLDLSGSSFQGHVPLQISHLSKLVSLNLSANHLTFSNVVMNQLVHNLTNLTNFKLALTNLYDIKPTSFNNLSLSLVSLDLSLSKLSGNFPDHILSLPNLNFLKLYNNPELSGHLPMSNWSKSLQILDLSQTNFSGGIPNSTSEAKALSSLRLSNCNFNGEIPNLQSHSNAFMGQLVTNCVFNISQQISSSNYNSFTNVCSDTILPNLVHLSLEFNSFTGVIPSWIYSLPNLNHLDLSSNQFSSFMRDFRSNSLEFLDLSSNNLQGEISKSIYRQFNLTNLILDYNNLSGVLNMDMLRITSLRDLSVSNNRQLSILSTTATSSNLTLVSMKFLNLKKIPYFLRNQKNLEFLELSYNQIIRKIPKWFFELDGLRDLDLSYNLLSSGIEVLLAMPNLKRVGLDHNLFKQLPVPMLLPSIMETFSVSNNKVSGNVHPSICQATNLTYLDLSNNSLSG; this comes from the coding sequence ATGGGTTTATTGTTGTATGAATTACAAGTAGTGATGATGTGctacttctttcttctctttctttttggcCAGCTCTCTAATAATTCAGTTATTGTGAATTCCCAACATCATGATGTTCATGATCATGTACTTTGTGATCCTAAACAAAGTTTAGCATTACTTGAATTCAAGAATGCCTTTTCCCAAATGAACCCATTTCGAAAATACCTATGTAACCATGGGCAAGCTTATTTTCGAACTTCCACATGGAATAAGAACACAGATTGCTGCTCGTCATGGAACGGCGTGGAGTGTGACGACGAAGGAGATGGCCATGTTGTTGGTCTTCATCTTGGCTGCAGTTTTCTCCAAGGAATTCTCCATCCCAACAGCACTATTTTCACCCTCTCCCACCTCAAAACCTTGGATCTCTCTGGCAATGATTTTTCAGGCTCTCCATTTTCACCTCAATTTGGAATGCTTACTAACTTGAGAGTTTTGGATCTTTCTGGGTCTTCCTTCCAAGGCCATGTTCCATTACAAATATCTCATTTGTCTAAATTAGTTTCTCTTAACCTTTCTGCTAACCATCTCACTTTTTCAAATGTGGTTATGAATCAACTTGTTCATAACCTGACCAATTTGACTAATTTTAAGCTTGCACTTACAAATCTTTATGACATTAAACCCACTTCTTTCaataatctctctctctctctagtgTCTCTTGATCTTTCTTTATCTAAGTTGTCTGGAAATTTTCCAGATCACATTCTTAGTTTAccaaatttgaactttttgaaactttataaTAACCCTGAGTTGAGTGGACATCTGCCCATGTCTAATTGGAGTAAATCTCTTCAGATTTTGGATCTTTctcaaactaatttttcagGAGGGATTCCCAACTCCACTAGTGAAGCCAAGGCTTTGAGTTCCTTACGTCTTAGTAACTGCAATTTCAATGGTGAAATTCCTAATTTGCAAAGTCATTCTAATGCTTTCATGGGTCAATTAGTAACCAATTGTGTTTTCAACATCTCccaacaaatttcttcttctaattataattcatttacaAATGTTTGTTCAGATACTATCCTTCCAAACCTTGTTCATTTGAGCTTGGAATTTAACTCGTTTACTGGTGTCATACCTTCTTGGATATATTCATTGCCTAACTTAAATCACCTAGATCTCTCCAGTAACCAATTCTCTAGTTTCATGAGAGATTTTAGATCCAACTCATTAGAGTTTCTTGATTTAAGTTCTAACAACTTGCAAGGTGAAATCTCAAAGTCTATTTATAGGCAATTCAATCTTACAAACTTAATATTggattacaataatttaagtGGGGTTTTGAATATGGACATGTTGAGAATCACAAGTCTGCGTGACCTTTCCGTTTCCAATAATAGGCAACTTTCAATACTCTCAACCACCGCTACCTCCTCCAATCTTACACTCGTCAGTATGAAATTcctcaatttaaaaaaaattccctaCTTTTTGAGAAATCAAAAGAACTTGGAGTTTCTAGAACTTTCCTACaatcaaattataagaaaaattccCAAGTGGTTTTTTGAATTGGATGGTTTGAGAGACCTGGATCtatcttataatttattgtCCTCAGGAATAGAGGTGCTCCTCGCTATGCCCAATCTGAAGAGAGTTGGTCTTGATCACAACTTGTTTAAGCAGCTACCTGTTCCCATGTTGTTGCCATCAATAATGGAAACATTCAGTGTTTCAAACAACAAGGTTAGTGGAAATGTCCATCCTTCAATATGCCAAGCCACCAACCTTACATACCTTGATTTGTCTAATAACAGCTTGAGTGGGTGA